Proteins found in one Micropterus dolomieu isolate WLL.071019.BEF.003 ecotype Adirondacks linkage group LG10, ASM2129224v1, whole genome shotgun sequence genomic segment:
- the si:dkey-206f10.1 gene encoding adenylate cyclase type 8 isoform X2 translates to MVTFAETQASLMELREPTSLTATLSPGLRRKKILWQNAVKHIIIQQELSAQVGVEPARKIFVTDTYMEEINKQIRDKASRGVTKRRSSTFRVHPSQSCGSTSTYNGLRGSLNDYASDADFFVHWGHTVRGVYIPSLRHTFKSGDLEKLYQEHYSHQRRNSLVVTNVIDAVAKLHALVLYLAQAPEAATDTLRGCLTGVFMMLAIALCIMVLTCKNSMSPRWLHYAGLASWLSQTTQVLGGLVYGLEKDPSWYVLFTLFATYTLLPLPLLWAMCTGSLTSVLHLLMEIVCHYNDVVHLRKVFAKGLLYLGMNTAGLFIHYLTDHAQRQVFLETRRCIEGRLKLEQENQRQERLVLSILPRFVALEMIADMSSLEDELNPQEFHKIYIHQYKDVSILFADIKGFTLLSMNLAAQDLVRILNELFGRFDRLADEHHCLRIKILGDCYYCVSGVPEPQRAHARHCVEMGLAMINTIRCIQKQLNFDMDMRIGIHSGSVLCGVLGLQKWQFDVWSWDVGIANMLEAGGVPGRIHISRATLDSLEGTYKIEDGHGRDRNEFLLKHNIDTFLICPQEERNKVDHSQTPKVQKTNRTWNPEMPFGIAIDTNSILASFTNGSLPNIWQSTSKEINKRIKHAIEVRSSERMHREHITPLTLVFKDTHIEDKFSQMRDEMFNSNLVCSFIMLFFLMSALTVISAPRLFPAILQFSVFLLAYVVLLLLALAEEFKWTPAALQQLCCWIHENNSARNVFTIAAIVINFGLVSTDMVWCILTDTDTAEADVRDRTNTASRPLTVCTYPEIFALSGVIAMVTCAVFLRLNSLLKLAVLLLAVAVYSYLIHLAFLTLARHDMLHRSHYVRRKGVSILLMAMFIVAVFYNGRQWEATARLDFLWRLQAQQEVEDMRELREHNKCLLHNILPLHVARHFLDRSKNDEELYSQSYDEVGVMFASIAGFSEYFEQKEIKHEGVDCLRLLNEIIAGFDELLEESYFCYVEKIKTIGSCYMAASGLAPDKQASMDEWNHLSELVLFALAMQETLKEINRLSAKNFQLRVGIAHGPVVAGVIGATKPQYDIWGSTVNLASRMDSTGVSGRIQVPEATRRVLSEWGFILELRGEIFVKGVSERQGKVRTYFISTMRCKRANVGTDGHSGGQTGGRLTLAGVVFSLVQARHKEKMREASMGFGLNPCTL, encoded by the exons GTGGGTGTGGAGCCAGCAAGAAAAATCTTTGTGACAGACACCTACATGGAGGAGATCAACAAACAAATCCGCGACAAGGCCTCACGCGGGGTCACGAAACGCCGCTCCTCCACATTCAGAGTGCACCCTTCCCAGTCCTGCGGTTCCACCAGCACATACAACGGTCTGAGGGGCTCTTTGAATGACTACGCCAGCGATGCCGACTTCTTCGTGCACTGGGGCCACACAGTTCGTGGAGTCTACATACCTTCCCTGAGGCACACCTTCAAGTCTGGTGATCTGGAGAAACTCTACCAGGAACACTACTCCCACCAAAGACGCAACTCCCTGGTCGTCACCAATGTAATCGATGCCGTTGCCAAGCTACACGCATTGGTTCTGTACCTGGCACAGGCCCCTGAGGCGGCCACAGACACTCTGCGTGGGTGTCTGACAGGTGTTTTCATGATGTTAGCCATAGCACTGTGCATCATGGTGTTAACCTGCAAAAACTCCATGTCCCCACGGTGGCTTCACTACGCTGGCCTAGCTAGCTGGCTGTCGCAGACAACACAGGTGCTGGGGGGACTGGTGTACGGACTGGAAAAAGACCCATCATGGTATGTTTTGTTCACATTGTTCGCCACATACACGCTACTGCCCTTACCTCTGCTGTGGGCCATGTGCACAGGTTCCCTTACCTCAGTACTGCACCTTCTGATGGAGATAGTGTGCCACTACAATGATGTCGTACATTTGAGAAAG GTGTTTGCCAAAGGCCTGCTGTACCTTGGTATGAACACAGCTGGATTGTTCATCCACTACCTGACAGACCACGCCCAGAGACAGGTTTTCCTGGAGACACGACGTTGCATCGAGGGTCGCCTCAAACTAGAGCAAGAGAACCAGAGACAG GAGCGTCTGGTGCTGTCAATCCTGCCTCGCTTTGTTGCCTTGGAGATGATCGCTGACATGAGCTCTTTAGAAGATGAACTCAATCCTCAGGAGTTTCATAAGATCTATATCCACCAGTACAAAGATGtcag CATCCTTTTTGCAGACATCAAGGGCTTCACTCTGTTGTCCATGAATCTGGCAGCCCAGGATCTGGTTCGAATCCTCAACGAGCTCTTTGGACGCTTTGACCGACTGGCAGAC GAGCACCACTGCCTGCGGATAAAGATACTGGGAGACTGTTATTACTGTGTGTCGGGGGTCCCTGAGCCACAGCGCGCCCATGCTCGTCATTGTGTTGAGATGGGCCTGGCTATGATCAACACTATACG GTGCATACAGAAGCAACTTAACTTTGACATGGACATGAGGATCGGGATCCACTCTGGCTCTGTCCTGTGCGGGGTGCTAGGCCTGCAAAAATGGCAGTTTGACGTCTGGTCCTGGGATGTGGGCATTGCCAACATGCTGGAGGCTGGGGGCGTACCAGG ACGCATCCACATCTCAAGGGCAACTCTGGACAGTCTGGAAGGGACCTATAAGATAGAAGATGGTCATGGCCGTGACAGGAACGAGTTTCTGCTCAAACACAACATCGACACTTTCCTCATCTGCCCTCAGGAGGAAAGGAACAAAGTTGACCATAGTCAGACCCCCAAAGTCCAGAAAACCAATCGAACCTGGAACCCAGAGATGCCCTTTGGGATCGCCATTGACACAAACAGT ATCCTGGCCTCCTTTACGAACGGCTCGCTTCCCAACATATGGCAGTCCACCTCCAAAGAGATTAACAAACGCATCAAACATGCCATTGAGGTCCGAAGCAGTGAGCGTATGCACAGGGAGCACATCACTCCACTGACCCTGGTgttcaaagacacacacatcgAGGACAAG TTCTCACAGATGAGGGATGAAATGTTCAACTCCAACCTGGTCTGCTCTTTCATCATGCTCTTCTTTCTCATGTCTGCTCTGACTGTCATTTCTGCGCCCAG GCTGTTCCCAGCCATCCTCCAGTTTTCAGTCTTTCTGCTCGCCTACGTGGTGCTGCTGCTATTGGCCTTGGCTGAAGAGTTCAAGTGGACTCCTGCGGCGCTGCAGCAACTGTGCTGCTGGATCCACGAAAACAACAGTGCCCGCAACGTCTTCACCATCGCAGCCATCGTCATCAACTTTGGCTTGGTCTCTACTGACATG GTATGGTGCATtctcacagacacagacacagcagaGGCAGATGTAAGGGACAGAACAAACACAGCCTCACGTCCACTCACTGTCTGCACTTACCCCGAG ATCTTTGCGTTGAGTGGAGTGATTGCCATGGTGACTTGTGCCGTTTTCCTGCGTCTGAACTCTCTGCTGAAGCTGGCGGTGTTGCTGCTGGCGGTGGCTGTCTACTCCTACCTCATCCACCTGGCCTTCCTCACACTCGCACGCCACGATATGCTgcacag GTCTCACTATGTCAGGAGAAAAGGAGTGTCCATCCTTCTCATggccatgtttattgttgctgtCTTTTACAATGGACGGCAG TGGGAGGCCACTGCCAGACTGGACTTCCTGTGGCGTCTGCAGGCCCAACAGGAAGTGGAGGACATGAGGGAACTGCGGGAACACAACAAGTGTCTGTTGCACAACATCCTGCCTTTGCATGTGGCGCGACATTTTCTGGACCGGAGCAAGAATGATGAG GAGCTTTACTCCCAGTCCTATGATGAAGTCGGTGTCATGTTTGCCTCCATCGCCGGCTTCAGTGAGTACTTTGAGCAGAAAGAGATCAAACATGAGGGAGTGGACTGCCTCCGACTTCTGAATGAGATCATTGCTGGCTTCGATGAG TTGTTGGAGGAGTCGTACTTCTGCTATGTGGAGAAGATAAAGACCATTGGGAGCTGCTACATGGCAGCCTCCGGCTTAGCTCCAGACAAACAG gCATCTATGGATGAATGGAATCACCTGAGTGAGCTTGTTTTGTTTGCGTTGGCAATGCAAGAGACCTTGAAAGAGATTAACAGGCTCTCTGCCAAAAACTTTCAGCTGCGTGTCG GTATCGCCCATGGACCGGTGGTAGCAGGGGTGATCGGTGCCACCAAGCCACAGTATGACATCTGGGGGTCAACAGTGAACCTGGCCAGCCGCATGGACAGCACAGGGGTAAGCGGACGCATCCAGGTGCCCGAGGCCACGCGCAGGGTCCTGTCAGAATGGGGTTTCATCTTGGAGCTACGTGGAGAAATCTTTGTCAAGGGG GTGAGCGAGCGTCAGGGGAAAGTCCGCACCTATTTCATCAGCACCATGCGCTGTAAGAGGGCCAACGTTGGAACAGATGGCCACTCGGGGGGGCAGACAGGAGGACGCCTGACGCTAGCAGGAGTGGTGTTCAGTCTCGTCCAGGCCAGACACAAGGAAAAGATGAGAGAGGCCAGCATGGGATTCGGTTTGAATCCCTGCACCTTGTAG
- the si:dkey-206f10.1 gene encoding adenylate cyclase type 8 isoform X1 has protein sequence MEIVCHYNDVVHLRKVFAKGLLYLGMNTAGLFIHYLTDHAQRQVFLETRRCIEGRLKLEQENQRQERLVLSILPRFVALEMIADMSSLEDELNPQEFHKIYIHQYKDVSILFADIKGFTLLSMNLAAQDLVRILNELFGRFDRLADEHHCLRIKILGDCYYCVSGVPEPQRAHARHCVEMGLAMINTIRCIQKQLNFDMDMRIGIHSGSVLCGVLGLQKWQFDVWSWDVGIANMLEAGGVPGRIHISRATLDSLEGTYKIEDGHGRDRNEFLLKHNIDTFLICPQEERNKVDHSQTPKVQKTNRTWNPEMPFGIAIDTNSILASFTNGSLPNIWQSTSKEINKRIKHAIEVRSSERMHREHITPLTLVFKDTHIEDKFSQMRDEMFNSNLVCSFIMLFFLMSALTVISAPRLFPAILQFSVFLLAYVVLLLLALAEEFKWTPAALQQLCCWIHENNSARNVFTIAAIVINFGLVSTDMVWCILTDTDTAEADVRDRTNTASRPLTVCTYPEIFALSGVIAMVTCAVFLRLNSLLKLAVLLLAVAVYSYLIHLAFLTLARHDMLHRSHYVRRKGVSILLMAMFIVAVFYNGRQWEATARLDFLWRLQAQQEVEDMRELREHNKCLLHNILPLHVARHFLDRSKNDEELYSQSYDEVGVMFASIAGFSEYFEQKEIKHEGVDCLRLLNEIIAGFDELLEESYFCYVEKIKTIGSCYMAASGLAPDKQASMDEWNHLSELVLFALAMQETLKEINRLSAKNFQLRVGIAHGPVVAGVIGATKPQYDIWGSTVNLASRMDSTGVSGRIQVPEATRRVLSEWGFILELRGEIFVKGVSERQGKVRTYFISTMRCKRANVGTDGHSGGQTGGRLTLAGVVFSLVQARHKEKMREASMGFGLNPCTL, from the exons ATGGAGATAGTGTGCCACTACAATGATGTCGTACATTTGAGAAAG GTGTTTGCCAAAGGCCTGCTGTACCTTGGTATGAACACAGCTGGATTGTTCATCCACTACCTGACAGACCACGCCCAGAGACAGGTTTTCCTGGAGACACGACGTTGCATCGAGGGTCGCCTCAAACTAGAGCAAGAGAACCAGAGACAG GAGCGTCTGGTGCTGTCAATCCTGCCTCGCTTTGTTGCCTTGGAGATGATCGCTGACATGAGCTCTTTAGAAGATGAACTCAATCCTCAGGAGTTTCATAAGATCTATATCCACCAGTACAAAGATGtcag CATCCTTTTTGCAGACATCAAGGGCTTCACTCTGTTGTCCATGAATCTGGCAGCCCAGGATCTGGTTCGAATCCTCAACGAGCTCTTTGGACGCTTTGACCGACTGGCAGAC GAGCACCACTGCCTGCGGATAAAGATACTGGGAGACTGTTATTACTGTGTGTCGGGGGTCCCTGAGCCACAGCGCGCCCATGCTCGTCATTGTGTTGAGATGGGCCTGGCTATGATCAACACTATACG GTGCATACAGAAGCAACTTAACTTTGACATGGACATGAGGATCGGGATCCACTCTGGCTCTGTCCTGTGCGGGGTGCTAGGCCTGCAAAAATGGCAGTTTGACGTCTGGTCCTGGGATGTGGGCATTGCCAACATGCTGGAGGCTGGGGGCGTACCAGG ACGCATCCACATCTCAAGGGCAACTCTGGACAGTCTGGAAGGGACCTATAAGATAGAAGATGGTCATGGCCGTGACAGGAACGAGTTTCTGCTCAAACACAACATCGACACTTTCCTCATCTGCCCTCAGGAGGAAAGGAACAAAGTTGACCATAGTCAGACCCCCAAAGTCCAGAAAACCAATCGAACCTGGAACCCAGAGATGCCCTTTGGGATCGCCATTGACACAAACAGT ATCCTGGCCTCCTTTACGAACGGCTCGCTTCCCAACATATGGCAGTCCACCTCCAAAGAGATTAACAAACGCATCAAACATGCCATTGAGGTCCGAAGCAGTGAGCGTATGCACAGGGAGCACATCACTCCACTGACCCTGGTgttcaaagacacacacatcgAGGACAAG TTCTCACAGATGAGGGATGAAATGTTCAACTCCAACCTGGTCTGCTCTTTCATCATGCTCTTCTTTCTCATGTCTGCTCTGACTGTCATTTCTGCGCCCAG GCTGTTCCCAGCCATCCTCCAGTTTTCAGTCTTTCTGCTCGCCTACGTGGTGCTGCTGCTATTGGCCTTGGCTGAAGAGTTCAAGTGGACTCCTGCGGCGCTGCAGCAACTGTGCTGCTGGATCCACGAAAACAACAGTGCCCGCAACGTCTTCACCATCGCAGCCATCGTCATCAACTTTGGCTTGGTCTCTACTGACATG GTATGGTGCATtctcacagacacagacacagcagaGGCAGATGTAAGGGACAGAACAAACACAGCCTCACGTCCACTCACTGTCTGCACTTACCCCGAG ATCTTTGCGTTGAGTGGAGTGATTGCCATGGTGACTTGTGCCGTTTTCCTGCGTCTGAACTCTCTGCTGAAGCTGGCGGTGTTGCTGCTGGCGGTGGCTGTCTACTCCTACCTCATCCACCTGGCCTTCCTCACACTCGCACGCCACGATATGCTgcacag GTCTCACTATGTCAGGAGAAAAGGAGTGTCCATCCTTCTCATggccatgtttattgttgctgtCTTTTACAATGGACGGCAG TGGGAGGCCACTGCCAGACTGGACTTCCTGTGGCGTCTGCAGGCCCAACAGGAAGTGGAGGACATGAGGGAACTGCGGGAACACAACAAGTGTCTGTTGCACAACATCCTGCCTTTGCATGTGGCGCGACATTTTCTGGACCGGAGCAAGAATGATGAG GAGCTTTACTCCCAGTCCTATGATGAAGTCGGTGTCATGTTTGCCTCCATCGCCGGCTTCAGTGAGTACTTTGAGCAGAAAGAGATCAAACATGAGGGAGTGGACTGCCTCCGACTTCTGAATGAGATCATTGCTGGCTTCGATGAG TTGTTGGAGGAGTCGTACTTCTGCTATGTGGAGAAGATAAAGACCATTGGGAGCTGCTACATGGCAGCCTCCGGCTTAGCTCCAGACAAACAG gCATCTATGGATGAATGGAATCACCTGAGTGAGCTTGTTTTGTTTGCGTTGGCAATGCAAGAGACCTTGAAAGAGATTAACAGGCTCTCTGCCAAAAACTTTCAGCTGCGTGTCG GTATCGCCCATGGACCGGTGGTAGCAGGGGTGATCGGTGCCACCAAGCCACAGTATGACATCTGGGGGTCAACAGTGAACCTGGCCAGCCGCATGGACAGCACAGGGGTAAGCGGACGCATCCAGGTGCCCGAGGCCACGCGCAGGGTCCTGTCAGAATGGGGTTTCATCTTGGAGCTACGTGGAGAAATCTTTGTCAAGGGG GTGAGCGAGCGTCAGGGGAAAGTCCGCACCTATTTCATCAGCACCATGCGCTGTAAGAGGGCCAACGTTGGAACAGATGGCCACTCGGGGGGGCAGACAGGAGGACGCCTGACGCTAGCAGGAGTGGTGTTCAGTCTCGTCCAGGCCAGACACAAGGAAAAGATGAGAGAGGCCAGCATGGGATTCGGTTTGAATCCCTGCACCTTGTAG
- the parp1 gene encoding poly [ADP-ribose] polymerase 1 has product MADSQEDKLYRAEYAKSGRASCKKCKENIAKDSLRMAIMVQSPMFDGKVPHWHHFSCFWQRAAAQSTSDIGGYSDLRWEDQEKVKKAIESGGATGGKGDQKSGAKGEKTLNDFAVEYAKSNRSTCKGCEQKIEKDQIRVSKKTVDPEKPQLGLIDRWYHTACFVSRREELAFKSEYSAAQLKGFNTLRAEDKDELKKRLPAVKTEGKRKADDVDGVSKKQKKEEDDQKKKLEEQLKNQSQLIWGIKDKLKKFCSTNDMKELLIANGQEVPSGESNVVDCLSDGMAFGALEACKECNGQLVFKGDAYYCTGDISAWTKCVFKTATPERKDWVIPKEFHEVPFLKKFKFKRQDRVYPKEAPTQTLNVAKAEPLASASSAPTERLPEGAPADKPLTGMKLLAVGKLTKNKDDLKAAVEELGGKITGTANKASVCLSTKKEVEKMSKKMEEVRDAGVRVVSEDFLTDIKSSGKALQELVSLHAISPWGAEVKVEANAPSAATKSGALAAKSTGRVKEEEGGSKTKKMKLTVKGGAAVDPDSGLENSAHVLEQKGKMYSATLGLVDIVRGTNSYYKLQLLEDDVQKRYWVFRSWGRVGTTIGGNKLDKFHDKNSALDNFLGVYKEKTGNDWGSSNFTKYPNKFYPLEIDYGQDEEAVKRLTASAGTKSKLAKPIQELIKTIFDVESMKKAMVEFEIDLQKMPLGKLSKRQIQSAYSLLTEVQQAVSDCLPESQVLDLSNRFYTLIPHDFGMKKPPLLNNLDYIQAKVQMLDNLLDIEVAYSLLRGGAQDNERDPIDINYEKLKTKIEVVDKTTEEAEIIMQYVKNTHAATHNTYTLEVQEIFKIVREGERQRYRPFEELHNRQLLWHGSRTTNYAGILSQGLRIAPPEAPVTGYMFGKGVYFADMVSKSANYCHTSQSDPVGLLLLAEVALGNMHELKKASHITKLPKGKHSVKGLGRTAPDPSAAATLEGVQVPLGKGTHTNIDDTSLLYNEYIVYDVAQINMKYLLKIKFNYQTSLW; this is encoded by the exons ATGGCAGACTCTCAGGAGGACAAGCTTTACAGAGCGGAATATGCCAAAAGCGGCCGGGCGTCGTGCAAGAAGTGCAAAGAAAACATCGCGAAAGACTCGCTGAGGATGGCCATCATGGTGCAG TCACCCATGTTTGATGGCAAGGTCCCCCACTGGCACCACTTCTCCTGCTTCTGGCAGCGAGCAGCAGCTCAGTCCACCAGTGATATCGGGGGGTATTCTGACCTCCGCTGGGAGGACCAGGAGAAGGTCAAAAAGGCTATTGAAAGTGGCGGAGCAACAGGAG GAAAAGGGGACCAGAAGAGTGGAGCTAAAGGAGAGAAGACACTGAATGACTTTGCAGTTGAATATGCCAAGTCAAACCGCAGCACGTGCAAAGGCTGTGAGCAGAAAATAGAAAAG GATCAGATCCGTGTATCCAAGAAAACCGTGGACCCAGAGAAGCCCCAGCTGGGTCTGATCGACCGCTGGTACCACACTGCGTGTTTCGTGAGCCGTAGGGAAGAACTGGCCTTCAAGTCTGAATACAGCGCCGCCCAGCTGAAGGGTTTCAACACACTACGGGCAGAAGACAAGGACGAACTTAAGAAGAGGCTCCCTGCTGTCAAAACTGAAGG AAAGCGTAAAGCTGATGATGTGGACGGAGTAtcaaagaaacagaagaaggaggaggatgatcagaagaagaAGCTTGAGGAGCAGTTGAAG AACCAAAGCCAGCTGATTTGGGGAATCAAGGACAAGCTGAAGAAGTTTTGTTCAACCAATGATATGAAAGAGCTGTTGATTGCAAATGGCCAGGAGGTTCCCTCCGGAGAATCAAAT GTGGTGGACTGCCTCTCTGACGGCATGGCTTTTGGCGCTCTAGAGGCCTGTAAGGAGTGCAACGGCCAGCTGGTGTTCAAGGGCGATGCTTACTACTGTACCGGGGACATATCAGCCTGGACGAAGTGTGTGTTCAAAACCGCAACACCCGAACGCAAAGACTGGGTCATCCCCAAG GAATTCCATGAAGTTCCCTTCCTGAAAAAATTCAAGTTCAAGCGGCAGGACAGGGTTTACCCGAAGGAGGCTCCCACCCAAACCCTTAACGTGGCCAAAGCAGAACCCTTGGCAAGTGCATCGAGTGCCCCGACTGAGCGACTGCCCGAGGGGGCCCCTGCAG ACAAACCTCTTACTGGTATGAAACTGTTGGCTGTGGGTAAGCTGACCAAGAACAAGGATGATCTAAAGGCTGCTGTAGAGGAGCTGGGTGGAAAGATTACCGGCACAGCCAATAAGGCCTCAGTCTGCCTCAGCACCAAGA aggaggtggagaagatgAGTAAGAAAATGGAGGAAGTGAGGGATGCAGGCGTGCGTGTGGTCTCCGAGGATTTCCTCACAGACATCAAGTCGTCGGGTAAAGCCCTCCAGGAACTGGTCTCCCTGCACGCCATCTCGCCCTGGGGTGCAGAGGTCAAAGTCGAAGCTAACGCCCCATCTGCGGCCACCAAGTCCGGAGCGCTGGCTGCCAAGAGCACCGGCAgggtgaaggaggaggaag GTGGTAGCAAAACCAAGAAGATGAAACTCACAGTCAAAGGAGGAGCTGCTGTGGATCCTGATTCAG gTCTGGAGAACAGCGCTCATGTCCTGGAGCAGAAAGGGAAGATGTACAGTGCTACTTTGGGTCTTGTGGACATCGTCCGGGGAACTAACTCCTACTATaaactgcagctgctggaggaTGATGTACAGAAGCG GTACTGGGTGTTCAGGTCATGGGGCAGAGTGGGTACCACCATCGGAGGCAACAAGCTGGACAAGTTTCACGACAAGAACTCTGCCCTGGACAACTTCCTGGGTGTCTACAAAGAGAAGACGGGCAACGACTGGGGCTCCTCCAACTTCACCAAATATCCCAATAAGTTCTACCCCCTGGAGATCGACTACGGACAG GATGAGGAAGCAGTGAAGAGGCTGACGGCGTCCGCCGGCACAAAGTCTAAGCTGGCCAAACCCATCCAGGAGCTGATCAAGACGATCTTTGATGTAGAGAGCATGAAGAAGGCCATGGTGGAGTTTGAA ATTGACCTCCAGAAGATGCCCCTCGGAAAGTTGAGTAAGAGGCAGATCCAGAGCGCCTACTCTCTCCTCACTGAAGTGCAGCAG GCTGTGTCAGATTGTCTGCCTGAGTCCCAGGTGCTGGATCTCTCCAATCGCTTCTACACCCTGATACCTCACGACTTTGGTATGAAGAAACCTCCACTGCTCAACAACCTGGACTACATTCAA GCTAAAGTTCAGATGCTGGACAACCTGTTGGATATTGAAGTGGCATACAGCCTGCTGAGAGGAGGGGCCCAGGACAATGAGCGTGATCCCATCGACATCAACTATGAGAAACTCAAAACCAAGATTGAG GTTGTTGACAAAACTACAGAGGAGGCTGAAATCATTATGCAATATGTTAAGAACACCCACGCTGCTACACACAACACCTACACACTGGAAGTGCAAGAA aTCTTCAAAATCGTTCGAGAGGGAGAGCGCCAACGATACCGTCCCTTCGAGGAGCTACACAATCGGCAGCTACTGTGGCACGGTTCTCGCACCACCAACTACGCTGGTATCTTGTCTCAGGGTCTTCGCATTGCCCCTCCGGAGGCCCCAGTG ACTGGTTACATGTTCGGCAAAGGTGTGTACTTTGCCGACATGGTGTCAAAGAGTGCAAACTACTGTCACACCTCCCAGTCAGACCCTGTAGGCCTCCTCCTTCTGGCTGAGGTTGCCCTCGGCAACAT gcaTGAACTGAAGAAGGCCTCCCACATTACAAAATTACCCAAGGGCAAGCACAGTGTTAAAg gtCTGGGTAGAACTGCTCCTGATCCAAGTGCTGCTGCCACTTTAGAAGGAGTGCAAGTGCCTCTGGGAAAAGGAACCCACACTAACATTGATGATACGAGTCTGCTGTACAACGA GTACATTGTCTATGATGTAGCGCAAATAAACATGAAGTATCTCCTGAAGATCAAATTTAACTACCAGACATCTCTGTGGTGA
- the LOC123978172 gene encoding adenosine receptor A2a-like — MAAELAIAFLSAAGNLLVCAAVGLNRKLRTVTNYFLVSLAVADICVGAVAIPCAILTGLGLPRHNLYLCLLMLSVLIMLTQSSIFSLLAVAVERYVAIFMPFRYQVLMTSRNAVLVILTTWLLAFLIGLVPLMGWHKTPPDLGYCFFVLVVDMTYMVYFNFFACVLTPLVIMFLIYAQIFVTVKRQVRRTAAEQSGRGEGQAREAASMRREVKTATSLFLVLFLFTICWIPLHIINCFLLLCPRCPMPLELLLTAIILSHANSAVNPFLYAYTMTAFRDTFKAIFLCCRMVEDREASNIASGVDREGANVRKARRT; from the coding sequence ATGGCGGCAGAGCTTGCTATCGCCTTTCTCTCCGCGGCTGGCAATTTGCTGGTCTGCGCTGCCGTGGGCCTCAACCGCAAGTTACGCACCGTCACCAACTACTTCCTGGTCTCGCTTGCAGTCGCTGACATCTGTGTGGGCGCGGTCGCCATTCCCTGCGCCATCCTGACCGGCCTCGGCTTGCCACGTCACAATCTCTACCTGTGTCTGCTCATGTTGAGCGTTTTAATCATGTTGACCCAGAGCTCCATCTTCAGCCTGCTGGCAGTGGCTGTGGAGCGCTACGTGGCCATCTTCATGCCCTTCCGCTACCAGGTCCTGATGACGTCTCGCAACGCTGTGTTAGTGATCCTGACCACGTGGCTGCTGGCCTTTCTCATTGGGCTCGTGCCTCTGATGGGCTGGCACAAGACACCACCTGATTTGGGCTACTGTTTCTTTGTCTTGGTGGTGGACATGACATACATGGTCTACTTCAACTTCTTTGCTTGTGTGCTGACCCCCCTGGTGATCATGTTTCTCATCTATGCCCAAATCTTTGTCACCGTCAAGCGGCAGGTGAGGCGCACCGCAGCCGAGCAAAGCGGCAGAGGGGAGGGTCAAGCGAGGGAGGCAGCCAGCATGCGCCGAGAGGTGAAGACTGCTACTTCACTTTTTCTGGTTCTGTTCCTCTTCACAATCTGCTGGATCCCGCTCCACATAATCAACtgcttcctgctgctctgcCCTCGCTGCCCCATGCCACTAGAGCTGCTGCTAACTGCCATCATCCTGTCACATGCCAACTCTGCTGTCAACCCCTTCCTGTATGCGTACACAATGACAGCTTTCAGGGACACCTTCAAGGCAATTTTCTTGTGCTGCAGGATGGTGGAAGACAGAGAGGCTTCAAATATAGCCAGTGGTGTTGACAGAGAGGGCGCAAATGTCCGAAAAGCGCGCCGGACCTGA